In Eucalyptus grandis isolate ANBG69807.140 chromosome 4, ASM1654582v1, whole genome shotgun sequence, the following proteins share a genomic window:
- the LOC120292490 gene encoding MDIS1-interacting receptor like kinase 2-like, whose amino-acid sequence MSLAIPITIAFSCYNSIVTAPAPSKQSEAGALFYSGRWPPSVTTLPHCEWPGVLCDAYGSVNGIRLPYEYQIGDNLRGIIPNSAFPDDKDLTQFSETQGRKRRSSNIDFMVVFIPLVVISCIVVEYCFLFRHATKTEQPETTEKNGNFLSIWNYDGRIAYEDIIDATEDFDLRYCIGTGGYGSVYRARLPNGKVVALKKLHCPEAEDPSFDKSFRNEVKLLTEVRHRSIIKLHGFCLHKRCMFLVYEYMENGSLFCALRDDIEAVELDWSQRVDLVRDMAHALSYMHHECTRPIVHRDISSNNILLNSKMQAFVSDFGTARLLDHDSSSNFTANIAGTYGYIAPGWGAAHSYVGHDEEGKVDPRGAGG is encoded by the exons ATGTCCTTAGCTATACCGATCACTATAGCTTTCTCCTGCTACAATTCGATCGTTACAGCACCAGCACCTTCTAAACAGTCAGAGGCAGGTGCGCTTTTCTACAGCGGGCGGTGGCCTCCCTCTGTCACTACCTTACCTCATTGCGAATGGCCTGGGGTATTATGCGACGCCTATGGGAGCGTCAACGGGATTCGCTTGCCATATGAGTACCAAATAGGAG ATAATCTCAGGGGTATTATTCCTAATAGTGCTTTTCCCGACGACAAAGATTTGACCCAATTTTCTGAAACCCAAGGCCGCAAAAGAAGGTCTAGCAATATTGATTTTATGGTGGTGTTCATTCCACTTGTTGTGATTTCTTGTATAGTGGTCGAATATTGCTTTCTATTTCGACATGCAACAAAAACAGAGCAACCAGAGACTAcagagaaaaatggaaatttcttgTCAATATGGAATTATGACGGGAGGATTGCATATGAAGACATAATTGATGCAACAGAGGACTTTGATCTTAGATATTGCATCGGGACTGGTGGTTATGGTAGCGTCTATAGAGCACGATTGCCCAATGGGAAAGTTGTGGCATTGAAGAAACTTCACTGTCCTGAAGCAGAGGACCCGTCCTTCGACAAGAGCTTTCGAAATGAAGTGAAACTCTTGACAGAAGTAAGGCATAGAAGCATAATCAAGCTCCATGGTTTCTGCTTACACAAGCGATGCATGTTCTTAGTTTATGAATATATGGAAAATGGGAGTCTATTTTGTGCTTTGAGAGATGACATTGAAGCTGTAGAATTGGATTGGTCCCAAAGAGTCGATCTCGTTCGAGATATGGCACATGCTTTGTCTTACATGCACCATGAGTGCACTCGGCCAATTGTTCATCGAGACATATCTAGTAATAACATCTTACTTAATAGTAAAATGCAAGCTTTTGTATCAGATTTTGGCACTGCGAGACTTCTAGATCATGATTCCTCATCTAACTTCACTGCAAATATCGCTGGCACCTATGGATACATTGCACCAG GGTGGGGTGCCGCACATAGTTATGTGGGCCACGATGAAGAGGGAAAAGTTGACCCTCGTGGGGCGGGCGGCTAA